From the genome of Psychroserpens ponticola, one region includes:
- a CDS encoding efflux RND transporter periplasmic adaptor subunit encodes MKINKLYSIIALSVFLVIVSCGNSEQKQTIAEAPPAPFPITKIQSKTVTGYTEYPVTIEGIVNSDVRAKTSGYVEKVYVDEGQKVSKGQLLFKLETQSLSQDADAAKALVNVAQVEVNKLIPLVEKNIISAVQLETAKANLEQAKANYSGVTANIGYATIKSPIDGYVGSINFREGALISPSDVTPLTTVSEISQVYAFFSFNEAQYIDHLQRSEGKTKAERIKNSPDLSLVLANGKLYSEKGRIQTSTGQINQSTGTIKIRAAFDNPNEILTNGNSGKIRFPIEYKDAIVVPQSATFEQQGNIMLFKLGENNKVETSIVKVKGTVDNLYVIESGLNPNDKIIVSGIGKLRNGMAISPQDTSFDDAIKPVATLFRN; translated from the coding sequence ATGAAAATAAATAAATTATATTCCATTATAGCACTAAGTGTATTCTTAGTTATTGTAAGTTGTGGAAACAGCGAACAAAAACAAACCATTGCTGAAGCTCCACCAGCACCTTTCCCAATAACTAAAATTCAAAGCAAAACGGTTACTGGTTATACTGAATATCCAGTAACTATAGAAGGAATAGTCAATAGTGATGTCAGAGCTAAAACATCTGGATATGTTGAAAAAGTATATGTTGACGAAGGACAAAAAGTAAGTAAAGGTCAACTATTATTTAAATTAGAAACTCAATCTTTAAGTCAAGATGCAGATGCAGCAAAAGCACTTGTAAATGTTGCACAAGTAGAAGTTAATAAGTTGATACCATTAGTTGAAAAAAATATTATTAGTGCAGTTCAACTAGAAACAGCAAAAGCAAATTTAGAACAAGCTAAAGCGAATTATAGTGGTGTGACAGCAAATATCGGTTATGCAACAATTAAAAGTCCTATAGATGGTTACGTTGGCTCAATTAATTTTAGAGAAGGCGCTTTAATCAGTCCAAGTGATGTAACTCCACTTACGACAGTAAGCGAGATTAGTCAGGTGTATGCTTTTTTCAGTTTTAATGAAGCACAATATATTGATCACTTGCAAAGATCTGAAGGAAAAACTAAAGCAGAGCGTATCAAAAATTCGCCAGATTTAAGTTTAGTTTTGGCTAATGGTAAATTGTATTCTGAAAAAGGGCGAATTCAAACAAGTACTGGTCAAATAAACCAAAGTACTGGAACTATTAAAATTAGAGCTGCTTTTGATAATCCAAATGAAATATTAACTAATGGAAATAGTGGTAAAATAAGATTTCCTATAGAATATAAAGACGCAATAGTTGTACCTCAATCTGCAACCTTTGAGCAACAAGGTAATATCATGTTATTTAAACTTGGTGAGAACAACAAAGTTGAAACTTCAATAGTAAAAGTAAAAGGTACTGTAGATAATCTCTACGTTATTGAATCTGGATTAAATCCTAACGATAAAATTATAGTATCTGGAATTGGAAAACTTAGAAACGGAATGGCAATTTCACCTCAAGACACCTCTTTTGATGACGCTATAAAACCTGTAGCCACTTTATTCAGAAACTAG
- a CDS encoding GbsR/MarR family transcriptional regulator: protein MDNICKEKMRLVEKLGVHLENREKLAPVAARIMAYIILTGKKGTTFEEMVTILCASKSTISTHLNHLQDLNKIEYFTKTGDRKKYFIINKDSVILHIDNIIHEWQEVRELHIEIKNYKDAINKEKIENKDEKFDLNFHNDYIKFIDGATASIEELRIKLTDNHFDI, encoded by the coding sequence ATGGATAATATTTGTAAAGAAAAAATGCGATTAGTTGAAAAATTAGGTGTGCATTTAGAAAATAGAGAAAAGTTAGCGCCAGTTGCAGCTCGTATAATGGCTTATATAATTCTAACAGGAAAAAAAGGAACCACTTTTGAAGAAATGGTAACTATTCTTTGTGCTAGTAAAAGTACAATTTCAACGCATCTTAATCATTTACAAGATTTAAATAAAATTGAATATTTCACTAAAACAGGTGATCGTAAAAAGTATTTTATAATCAATAAAGATTCAGTGATTCTTCATATTGATAATATTATTCATGAATGGCAGGAAGTTAGAGAACTTCATATAGAAATTAAAAACTATAAAGACGCTATTAACAAAGAAAAAATTGAAAATAAGGATGAGAAATTTGATTTAAATTTTCACAACGATTACATAAAATTTATTGATGGAGCTACAGCTTCAATAGAAGAACTAAGAATAAAACTAACAGATAACCATTTCGATATTTAA
- a CDS encoding SDR family NAD(P)-dependent oxidoreductase — translation MKTILITGSTDGIGKLTALKLAKEGNTVFIHGRSEVKVNNVIAEIKQASSNENIKGFVADFSDLNAVKRFAEHIKNEVPRLDILINNAGIFKTPSNKTKDGLDIRMTVNYLAPFVLTENILPVLEKGSNPRVVNLSSAAQSTVRKGVLTGDATVNASESYAQSKLALTMWSFNFAKQHPNITTIAVNPGSLLNTKMAKEAYGQHWSPAEKGVNILCDLATFDTYKDATGQYFDNDKGETIGHFASAHPDAYDGIKISNLLELTIELVNQ, via the coding sequence ATGAAAACCATATTAATAACTGGAAGCACAGACGGCATAGGAAAATTAACCGCTTTAAAACTAGCCAAAGAAGGCAATACAGTCTTTATTCACGGTAGAAGTGAAGTAAAAGTAAACAATGTTATTGCTGAAATTAAACAGGCTTCAAGTAATGAGAATATAAAAGGGTTTGTAGCTGATTTTTCAGATTTAAACGCTGTAAAACGATTTGCTGAGCACATAAAAAATGAAGTACCTAGGTTAGATATTTTAATCAATAATGCAGGGATTTTCAAAACACCTTCAAATAAAACAAAAGATGGCTTAGATATTCGAATGACTGTAAATTATTTGGCACCTTTTGTTTTGACTGAAAACATTTTACCAGTTTTAGAAAAAGGTAGCAATCCAAGAGTTGTGAATTTAAGTTCGGCAGCACAATCTACGGTTAGAAAAGGTGTGTTAACTGGAGATGCTACGGTAAACGCAAGTGAAAGTTATGCGCAAAGTAAATTAGCATTAACGATGTGGAGTTTCAATTTTGCTAAACAACATCCAAATATTACAACTATTGCTGTAAATCCAGGGTCTTTATTAAACACAAAAATGGCTAAAGAAGCATATGGGCAACATTGGTCACCAGCTGAAAAAGGTGTAAATATTTTATGCGATTTAGCAACTTTTGATACGTATAAAGACGCTACAGGACAATATTTTGATAACGATAAAGGAGAAACAATAGGTCATTTTGCTTCAGCACATCCAGATGCTTATGATGGAATTAAAATATCGAATTTATTAGAATTAACTATAGAATTAGTAAATCAGTAA
- a CDS encoding 2OG-Fe(II) oxygenase family protein: MKTMTNTNALQQARALTQPSREASLKRDLSVSQFWKNNRNLIEDAWAEWEIEKKEDLLVPDETLLDPRLRQAINDAWEKPEKENAVADLWEEIIPGVFTAQFFDLERLAEFRKYLEATVHSGIPIRAPYGIQLNRYGMMLDSRSEGHLAAPNFHVFYNEIMDRYMRPIARLLLGTYGYDNQTFGFSIQYNPEKDKDLHAHTDASAATLNININLPDEEFTGSEVDFHDQTTGKVVQTIFEPGKAILHRGNVPHATHPITSGERSNLVVWLYGDRMQIPRGGTNSYGNVNNKEFKDISAENITARKRWSMPDGPKDTIAPF, translated from the coding sequence ATGAAAACAATGACAAATACAAATGCACTCCAACAAGCTCGTGCACTCACACAACCATCTCGTGAAGCTTCGCTAAAACGTGATCTTTCTGTTTCACAATTTTGGAAAAATAACCGAAATTTAATTGAAGACGCATGGGCAGAATGGGAAATTGAAAAGAAAGAAGATTTACTAGTTCCAGATGAAACTTTACTTGATCCACGTTTGCGACAAGCGATTAACGACGCATGGGAAAAACCAGAAAAAGAAAATGCTGTAGCAGATTTATGGGAAGAAATTATTCCTGGAGTGTTCACGGCACAGTTTTTTGACCTTGAACGCTTAGCGGAATTTCGTAAGTATTTAGAAGCTACAGTACATTCTGGAATTCCTATACGTGCACCTTATGGTATACAATTGAATCGATATGGAATGATGCTTGATTCAAGATCAGAAGGACACCTTGCTGCACCTAATTTTCATGTATTTTACAATGAAATTATGGATCGTTATATGCGTCCGATTGCTCGTTTATTACTTGGTACTTATGGCTATGATAACCAAACATTTGGTTTTTCTATTCAGTACAACCCAGAAAAGGACAAAGATTTGCATGCACACACAGATGCTTCAGCAGCGACCTTAAATATAAATATTAACTTACCTGATGAAGAATTTACAGGTTCTGAAGTTGATTTCCATGACCAAACCACAGGCAAAGTTGTGCAAACTATTTTTGAACCAGGAAAAGCAATACTTCACAGAGGTAATGTGCCACACGCTACACATCCAATTACCAGTGGAGAACGCAGTAATTTAGTAGTGTGGCTATATGGAGACCGTATGCAAATACCAAGAGGTGGTACAAATAGCTATGGTAATGTTAATAATAAAGAATTTAAAGATATCTCAGCAGAAAATATTACTGCTCGTAAGCGTTGGAGTATGCCAGATGGTCCTAAAGATACCATTGCACCATTTTAA
- a CDS encoding enoyl-CoA hydratase/isomerase family protein yields the protein MNYKNFQTFTAEQKGAILTVDINFGPVNVQGQEMLADLSSLCLRLERDRSVKVVVFESSNPGYWVCHYDTDLLKDLSTEAVPRNEIQLLDLQAVLERLSNVPQATIAKIEGFARGGGHEMALALDMRFAARGKAKFMQMEVAMGILPCGGGASRMARQAGLGKALEIILGAKDWDADEAETFGTINKALDADEIGTYVDALAERISKFPADSIAACKRAVYASIDIPIKEALKEEAYQLFQATSKTPAVKRFQYADDNGAQFDHENQNNWEQMVMDIQVVN from the coding sequence ATGAACTACAAGAACTTTCAAACATTTACAGCAGAACAAAAAGGAGCAATATTAACCGTAGACATCAACTTTGGACCAGTAAACGTACAAGGACAAGAAATGCTAGCCGATTTAAGCAGTTTGTGCTTACGATTAGAACGCGATAGAAGTGTAAAAGTAGTGGTTTTTGAATCTTCAAATCCAGGATATTGGGTTTGCCATTATGATACCGATTTATTAAAAGACTTATCTACAGAAGCAGTACCTCGAAACGAAATTCAATTATTAGACTTACAAGCTGTTTTAGAAAGATTAAGCAACGTGCCGCAAGCAACGATAGCAAAAATTGAAGGTTTTGCAAGAGGTGGTGGACATGAAATGGCATTGGCATTAGATATGCGTTTTGCAGCAAGAGGAAAAGCAAAATTTATGCAAATGGAAGTAGCTATGGGAATTTTACCATGTGGAGGTGGCGCATCTCGTATGGCTAGACAAGCAGGATTAGGTAAAGCTCTAGAAATTATTTTAGGAGCAAAAGACTGGGATGCAGATGAAGCTGAAACATTCGGAACCATAAACAAAGCCTTAGATGCAGATGAAATAGGTACTTATGTAGATGCTTTAGCAGAACGTATTTCAAAATTTCCAGCAGATTCTATTGCTGCTTGTAAGCGTGCAGTTTATGCATCTATAGACATACCAATTAAAGAAGCTTTAAAAGAAGAAGCGTATCAATTATTCCAAGCTACAAGTAAAACACCAGCAGTAAAACGTTTCCAATATGCAGATGATAATGGTGCACAATTTGACCATGAAAACCAAAATAATTGGGAACAAATGGTGATGGATATTCAAGTAGTAAATTAA
- a CDS encoding helix-turn-helix domain-containing protein has product MPRTIIENVVIAQYKNQTFFEFCKYTTIRFFEIVYFQEGSGTIKINGKTVKYAANSIFVFIPDDIYILNPETATSTVAIKFLKSFFRNNNSQNVNLPVNDWFRKIEEILNSESHELREMQFETDADRSHLVALVNMTATEYLNKQSFDIFIIQNSLSVILHLIARNIQFINTSDSIKEVKSSKIQQIINYIHSNIYNSELLSTKSLAEEFHMADNYISEYFKKHTEVSLKKYIINYKLKLVETRLKYTDFQYSEIAAELGFTDSSHLNKTFQSYKGTSLSAFRASLV; this is encoded by the coding sequence ATGCCAAGAACTATCATCGAAAATGTTGTGATTGCACAATACAAAAATCAAACATTTTTCGAGTTTTGCAAATACACAACCATTCGTTTTTTTGAAATCGTATATTTCCAAGAAGGATCAGGAACCATAAAAATCAATGGAAAAACCGTAAAATATGCTGCAAATAGCATCTTTGTATTTATTCCAGATGATATTTATATCTTAAATCCAGAAACTGCAACGTCTACAGTTGCTATAAAGTTTTTAAAGAGTTTTTTTAGAAATAATAATTCTCAAAATGTAAATCTTCCAGTAAATGATTGGTTTCGTAAAATAGAAGAAATCTTAAACAGTGAAAGTCACGAGCTTCGTGAAATGCAGTTTGAAACTGACGCAGACAGATCACATTTAGTGGCTTTAGTAAATATGACTGCTACAGAATATCTAAATAAGCAATCCTTCGATATCTTCATCATTCAAAATTCATTGTCTGTTATTTTGCATCTCATTGCTCGAAATATTCAATTTATAAATACTTCAGATTCTATAAAAGAAGTGAAATCGTCTAAAATTCAGCAAATCATCAATTATATTCATTCTAATATTTATAACTCTGAATTGTTATCTACTAAAAGTTTAGCTGAAGAATTTCATATGGCAGATAACTACATTAGTGAGTATTTTAAAAAGCATACCGAAGTATCGTTAAAAAAGTACATCATTAACTATAAATTAAAACTTGTAGAAACGCGTTTAAAATATACCGATTTTCAATATTCTGAAATTGCAGCAGAACTCGGTTTTACAGATTCTAGCCATTTAAACAAAACATTTCAAAGTTATAAAGGCACTAGTTTAAGTGCTTTTAGAGCAAGTTTAGTATAA
- a CDS encoding DEAD/DEAH box helicase: MQEPLFEIQEKKTDKELYNYQQGAINKIFEKFDNEREDFHLLYQLPTGGGKTVIFSEIVRQYLKNHSKKVLVMTHRVELCNQTSKMLTSFGVVNKVVNSKANLDDHERYSCYVAMVETLNNRLNDGILDISDVGLVIVDEAHYNSFTKLFKFFENSFILGVTATPLSSNKELPMNRNYEELIPGESIENLIENDFLARAETYQYDMGLTSLEVGSNGDYTVKSSSDLYTSPSMLNKLLEAYTTHSKEKKTLIFNNGIETSIQVYYTFKNAGLPIMHLDNTATKKQRQYILKWFHETPDAILTSVSILTTGFDEPTIDTIILNRATKSLTLYYQMIGRGSRVLNNKSKFTVIDLGNNIYRFGPWGADLDWEAIFKSPNFYIDRIKDDEAIEGTFKHELAEDVRSEFSKSKDTYLDIKTLYKEATFSGKSSKVVLEKSIEQHAFICIENSEDVYDALALAKLLKEDIDNRIQVYSKCISKSTHNFISWLKLDYQKKLNAYLREHFDAVFEQIHGHPPED; the protein is encoded by the coding sequence ATGCAAGAACCCTTATTTGAAATACAAGAAAAGAAGACAGACAAAGAGCTTTATAACTATCAACAAGGTGCCATAAATAAAATATTTGAAAAGTTTGATAATGAAAGAGAGGATTTCCACTTGTTATATCAATTACCTACTGGTGGCGGAAAGACAGTAATTTTCTCTGAAATCGTTAGACAATACCTTAAAAACCACTCAAAGAAGGTATTGGTAATGACACACCGTGTAGAGCTCTGTAATCAGACTTCTAAAATGCTCACCAGTTTTGGAGTGGTCAATAAAGTAGTCAATAGCAAAGCTAATTTAGATGACCATGAACGTTATAGTTGTTATGTAGCAATGGTAGAAACCCTAAATAATAGACTTAACGACGGTATATTGGATATCTCGGATGTGGGATTGGTTATTGTAGATGAGGCCCATTATAATTCCTTTACAAAACTGTTTAAATTTTTTGAAAACTCTTTTATTCTTGGGGTTACTGCTACACCCTTAAGTTCTAATAAGGAGTTGCCCATGAATAGAAATTATGAAGAGCTAATTCCAGGGGAGTCTATAGAGAATTTAATTGAAAACGACTTTCTTGCTAGAGCTGAAACCTACCAGTATGATATGGGGCTGACGTCTTTGGAGGTTGGTTCTAATGGAGATTATACGGTTAAATCTTCTTCAGATCTGTATACGAGTCCGTCTATGTTAAATAAATTACTAGAAGCTTATACGACACATTCCAAAGAAAAAAAAACATTGATATTCAACAATGGTATAGAAACCTCTATCCAGGTATACTATACCTTTAAAAATGCAGGATTGCCCATTATGCATTTGGATAACACCGCGACAAAAAAACAACGACAATATATTTTAAAATGGTTTCATGAAACTCCAGACGCGATACTAACATCTGTAAGTATTTTGACGACTGGTTTTGATGAACCCACTATAGATACCATTATCCTAAACAGGGCTACAAAGTCCTTGACTTTATATTACCAAATGATTGGTAGAGGGTCTCGGGTGTTGAATAACAAATCTAAATTTACCGTTATAGATCTTGGTAATAATATCTATCGTTTTGGTCCTTGGGGTGCAGATCTAGACTGGGAGGCTATTTTTAAATCCCCTAATTTTTACATAGACCGTATTAAGGACGATGAAGCTATTGAAGGTACTTTTAAACATGAGTTGGCTGAGGACGTTCGGTCAGAATTCTCAAAATCTAAAGACACTTACTTAGACATTAAAACTTTATATAAGGAAGCTACCTTTTCCGGAAAATCCTCTAAAGTGGTATTGGAAAAATCCATTGAACAACATGCCTTTATCTGTATCGAAAACAGTGAAGATGTGTATGATGCTCTAGCGTTGGCAAAATTACTTAAAGAAGACATTGATAATAGAATCCAAGTTTATAGTAAATGTATAAGTAAAAGCACTCATAATTTTATAAGTTGGCTAAAACTGGATTATCAAAAAAAGCTTAATGCCTATCTTCGTGAACATTTTGATGCTGTTTTTGAACAAATTCATGGGCATCCTCCGGAAGATTAA
- a CDS encoding major royal jelly family protein yields MKNLSFIILVFVSVITVNSQNTLTETETFATTDQAVGNITFSNTGDLVYSHHPFFAPNNRVMIMNAKTKESKPFPNKAWNTPRDTDDNYLSNVLGIRNDENGIIWMIDMAQRNNVTPKIVGWNTKTDQLERIYYLPKSSVPKIAQPNDMVVDTKHGYFIIADEGIGNGGDGSKAAFIIVDMKTGKTRRILEGTRTTKPENAPTVIKGKHLAVNGKNLLVGNDGITADKDFEYIYYGPLNGTKIYRIKTLDLVNEAFTDEDLDSKIETYSDKPNNGGMSIDVDGNIYLTALETNSVAVVLATDRSVKTMTADKNMAWPDGVSYNHVDGYMYVSAAQVNKGAVFNNGKDQSTKPFYIFRFKPLVEGVSFR; encoded by the coding sequence ATGAAAAACTTAAGTTTCATAATTCTAGTATTCGTTTCAGTGATAACTGTAAACTCACAAAATACATTGACTGAAACGGAAACTTTTGCAACCACAGATCAAGCAGTTGGCAACATTACGTTTTCTAATACTGGCGATTTAGTGTACAGTCATCATCCCTTTTTTGCACCAAATAATCGCGTGATGATTATGAATGCAAAAACCAAAGAAAGCAAACCGTTTCCTAATAAAGCATGGAATACACCAAGAGATACTGACGATAATTATTTAAGTAATGTCTTAGGAATTCGCAACGACGAAAACGGAATTATTTGGATGATTGATATGGCACAACGTAATAACGTAACGCCAAAAATTGTTGGTTGGAATACTAAAACCGACCAATTAGAACGTATTTATTACTTACCAAAATCGTCAGTTCCAAAAATAGCACAACCTAACGATATGGTAGTCGATACCAAACATGGTTATTTTATTATAGCAGATGAAGGTATTGGTAATGGAGGCGATGGAAGTAAAGCTGCGTTCATTATTGTAGACATGAAAACCGGTAAAACACGTCGTATTTTAGAAGGTACGCGAACTACAAAACCAGAAAACGCACCAACCGTTATTAAAGGCAAACATTTAGCTGTTAACGGGAAGAATTTATTGGTTGGGAACGACGGAATTACAGCAGATAAAGATTTTGAATATATCTATTATGGACCGTTAAACGGAACAAAAATCTACAGAATTAAAACGCTTGATTTAGTTAACGAAGCATTTACAGATGAAGATTTAGATAGCAAAATTGAAACCTATTCAGATAAACCTAACAATGGCGGCATGTCTATAGATGTAGATGGAAACATTTATTTAACTGCTTTAGAAACCAATAGTGTGGCTGTAGTATTAGCAACAGATAGAAGTGTTAAAACTATGACAGCAGATAAAAACATGGCTTGGCCAGATGGTGTAAGCTATAATCATGTAGATGGTTATATGTATGTTTCAGCAGCACAGGTAAATAAAGGCGCTGTTTTTAACAACGGAAAAGATCAGTCTACAAAACCTTTTTACATTTTCAGGTTTAAACCACTTGTTGAAGGCGTTTCTTTTAGATAA
- a CDS encoding DUF4437 domain-containing protein, which translates to MKNILIALALVAGVFANAQTPTTDDIKSVNEVVTQDKVEWGWLNPLRGDKSPAAGKLWGDRTKNEPAGFLVKFKKGFSSPPHIHNITYRGIVIKGLLHNDDESAEKQWLPAGSYWQQPAGEAHITAADDNENMAFLDIQEGPYLVKPTSEAFDNGERPINVDKTNMVWLNANNIEWISKKTNVETAFLWGSHEDNELRATLLKLPAGFSGEIKNLSPNFRAVVISGGLTHQFAKKEGKKELNAPSYFGAEENATSIISAEKETVLYIRSNGEFEVK; encoded by the coding sequence ATGAAAAATATTTTAATCGCATTAGCATTAGTAGCAGGTGTTTTTGCAAATGCACAGACGCCAACAACAGACGATATTAAGTCTGTAAACGAAGTAGTAACTCAAGACAAAGTAGAATGGGGCTGGTTAAATCCGTTACGAGGCGATAAAAGTCCAGCAGCTGGAAAACTGTGGGGAGATCGTACAAAAAACGAACCAGCAGGTTTCTTAGTGAAATTCAAAAAAGGATTTTCTTCGCCACCACACATTCATAATATTACATATCGTGGTATAGTTATTAAAGGATTATTACATAATGATGACGAAAGTGCCGAAAAACAATGGTTACCAGCAGGTTCTTACTGGCAACAACCAGCAGGAGAGGCTCATATTACAGCTGCTGATGATAATGAAAATATGGCTTTTTTAGATATTCAAGAAGGTCCATATTTAGTAAAACCAACTTCGGAAGCTTTTGATAATGGTGAGCGTCCAATTAACGTAGATAAAACCAATATGGTGTGGCTAAATGCTAACAATATCGAATGGATTTCTAAAAAGACTAATGTTGAAACTGCTTTTTTATGGGGAAGCCATGAAGACAATGAATTGCGTGCAACACTTTTAAAACTTCCAGCTGGTTTCAGTGGGGAAATCAAAAATTTGAGCCCGAATTTTAGAGCAGTAGTTATTTCTGGAGGATTAACGCATCAGTTTGCTAAAAAAGAAGGTAAAAAGGAATTAAATGCGCCATCTTATTTTGGTGCTGAGGAAAACGCAACTTCAATTATTTCAGCAGAAAAAGAAACTGTTCTTTATATTAGAAGTAACGGAGAATTTGAAGTAAAATAA
- a CDS encoding zinc-binding alcohol dehydrogenase family protein, with product MNAIGYKENLPIDNINSLQDIELETPKAIGRDILVEIKAISVNPADYKVRSGMPVEGDDWKVIGWDATGIVKEVGEDVTLFNVGDEVWYAGDFTRQGSYAQFQIVDERIVGKKPQSLSFPEAAALPLTTLTAYEMLFDRLQVSKDDANKSILVIGAAGGVGSILIQLAKKLTKLNIIGTASREETKSWLKELGADTVINHRNKLSEEFEKYNLPAPEYVVSLNATEHHVYEIVKLIKPQGKFGFIDDPKSLNVMPFKGKAVSTHIELMFTRSMFQTEDMIEQHNILNKASELIDNGTIKTTLGENFGTINAENLRKAHAFLETGKAKGKIVLEGF from the coding sequence ATGAATGCAATAGGATACAAAGAGAATTTACCAATTGACAACATAAATTCTTTACAAGACATAGAATTAGAAACGCCAAAAGCAATAGGAAGGGATATTTTGGTTGAAATTAAAGCTATTTCTGTAAATCCAGCAGATTATAAAGTGCGCTCAGGAATGCCTGTTGAAGGAGACGATTGGAAAGTAATTGGTTGGGATGCTACCGGAATTGTAAAGGAAGTTGGCGAAGACGTTACTTTATTCAATGTAGGAGATGAAGTTTGGTATGCAGGAGATTTTACACGTCAAGGGAGTTACGCACAATTTCAAATTGTAGACGAACGTATTGTTGGTAAAAAACCACAAAGTTTATCTTTTCCTGAAGCTGCTGCGTTACCATTAACAACGCTTACAGCATACGAAATGTTGTTTGATAGATTGCAAGTTTCTAAAGACGATGCCAATAAATCTATTTTAGTAATTGGAGCTGCTGGTGGTGTTGGATCTATATTGATTCAATTGGCTAAAAAGCTGACAAAATTAAACATTATTGGTACTGCTTCTCGCGAAGAAACCAAGTCTTGGTTAAAAGAATTAGGTGCAGATACAGTAATCAATCACAGAAATAAACTAAGTGAAGAGTTTGAAAAATACAATTTGCCTGCACCAGAATATGTAGTGAGTTTAAACGCTACAGAACATCATGTATATGAGATTGTAAAACTGATTAAACCTCAAGGTAAATTTGGATTTATTGACGATCCAAAATCGTTAAATGTGATGCCTTTTAAAGGAAAAGCGGTGTCGACGCATATTGAATTAATGTTCACGCGTTCGATGTTCCAAACAGAGGATATGATTGAGCAACACAATATCTTGAACAAAGCTTCAGAATTAATAGATAACGGAACCATTAAAACAACCTTAGGCGAAAATTTCGGAACTATAAATGCTGAAAACCTTAGAAAAGCACACGCGTTTTTAGAAACAGGAAAAGCAAAAGGTAAAATAGTCTTAGAAGGATTTTAA
- the nfsB gene encoding oxygen-insensitive NAD(P)H nitroreductase, producing the protein MNLNEILNWRYTTKEYDATKKISDTDMAEIKNLLRMSPSSVNLQPWHFIVAETTEGKTRVAKGTQGFFSFNEPKVKNASAVVLFCVKTDADDAYYQHIADTEDKSGRFPNEDIKNGFLSAVKVFAGIHKYDLKDLQHWMEKQVYLNIGSFLLGVASLGIDATPMEGIDVKVLDEEFGLREKGYTSLVAVSLGYRADSDFNSTEKTPKSRLAESEIFTVI; encoded by the coding sequence ATGAATTTAAATGAAATTTTAAACTGGAGATACACAACTAAGGAATATGATGCAACCAAAAAAATATCGGATACAGATATGGCTGAAATCAAAAACTTGTTAAGAATGAGTCCTTCTAGTGTAAACTTACAACCTTGGCACTTTATAGTTGCTGAAACTACAGAAGGTAAAACACGTGTAGCAAAAGGAACACAAGGTTTTTTTAGTTTTAACGAACCTAAAGTGAAAAATGCTTCAGCAGTGGTTTTATTTTGTGTTAAAACAGATGCTGATGATGCATATTATCAGCATATAGCAGATACAGAAGATAAAAGCGGAAGATTCCCTAATGAAGATATAAAAAACGGATTCTTAAGTGCTGTTAAAGTATTTGCTGGTATTCATAAATACGATTTAAAAGATCTACAACACTGGATGGAAAAGCAAGTATACCTTAATATTGGTAGCTTTTTATTAGGTGTTGCTAGTTTAGGAATCGATGCTACACCAATGGAAGGTATTGATGTAAAAGTTTTAGATGAAGAATTTGGATTAAGAGAAAAAGGATACACATCATTAGTTGCAGTGTCTTTAGGATATAGAGCAGATTCTGATTTCAATTCTACTGAAAAAACACCAAAATCTAGGTTAGCAGAAAGCGAAATTTTCACTGTAATATAA